The Trichosurus vulpecula isolate mTriVul1 chromosome 4, mTriVul1.pri, whole genome shotgun sequence genome contains a region encoding:
- the PPP1R1B gene encoding protein phosphatase 1 regulatory subunit 1B encodes MDPKDRKKIQFSVPAPPSQLDPRQVEMIRRRRPTPAMLFRVSEHSSPEEEASPYQRSSGEGHHLKTKRSNPCAYTPPSLKAVQRIAESHLQSISNLSENQHSDEEEEEGEQGSQCCQREEEEEEEEEEEEEEDDSSQAEIVKGRNEPAVKPTSCGQGLEGPWERPPPLDEPQKDGTSEGKREEEETVQNEPGEGTQPPGPPVPGT; translated from the exons ATGGATCCCAAAGATCGAAAGAAGATTCAGTTCTCCGTGCCTGCGCCCCCGAGCCAGCTAGACCCTCGCCAGGTGGAGATG ATCCGCCGCCGAAGACCAACCCCGGCCATGTTGTTCCGTGTTTCAGAGCACTCTTCTCCAG AGGAAGAGGCTTCCCCCTATCAG AGATCCTCTGGTGAGGGGCACCACCTCAAGACCAAGAGATCCAACCCCTGTGCCTACACTCCCCCTTCTCTGAAAG CTGTCCAGCGTATTGCTGAATCACACCTGCAGTCCATCAGCAACCTGAGTGAGAACCAGCATtctgatgaagaagaggaggaaggtgagCAGGGAAGCCAATGTTGTCAgcgagaggaggaggaagaggaagaggaggaggaggaagaggaggaagatgactCCAGCCAGGCAGAGATTGTCAAGGGCAGAAATGAACCTG CTGTGAAGCCGACTTCTTGTGGCCAGGGCCTGGAGGGGCCTTGGGAGCGGCCACCCCCGCTGGATGAGCCCCAGAAGGATGGAACCTCTGAAggcaagagagaggaagaagagactgtGCAGAATG AACCTGGTGAGGGGACCCAGCCTCCTGGTCCTCCTGTCCCTGGCACATAG